Part of the Rhinoderma darwinii isolate aRhiDar2 chromosome 2, aRhiDar2.hap1, whole genome shotgun sequence genome, gcatggtcctgggccttggtgtctaaatttgtgtgtttctataagggctggaaatggctgcagaagcgatgggcaaagatgtctcatcaggagaagtcgccataaaggtctgcgtcagatggagaagaaaagaaaacggctcccatcagagaagacgtcactggatctataggggatctcctctcctgacatgtctgttgcaggtaatccttgtattctacatatctctgtgtacccagatctaatagacaaatgcgtgttaccattcccattgtgaggaggatgtgtccttacacagtgtgatactgtcagcgatggtagggacacaaccctttgacaaggggaatcgtaacacccaattgtcaatgctcacacaaaaaggtggtgttcactatagacacggcagagcggcagtggggaagggaggcccaagtttgtggaacagccctggGCCtatgtctacttaatccgccactgcaagcCATTCAgctcctttctacgagtgaagcggcgcgatactttgtgccgcttgcgtcgttgaaaggcgctgattgacagggtagcgttcaaccccaggagacctgcgcagaaaagAGCGGGTCTCCTTTGCTgctggacggcgtgggaacgggattaaggggagtttgaatagtttgttattttatcgtaataaaaaagtgtgtggcattatctacaggggggggctttatctaccaggggggctttttctatggtggggctctatctacagggggggctatatactggggtgggctatatgtggagcactatatacaggcgtgaactatatctacaggggagctatatacaggggtgggctatctgtggagcactatatacaggggtgggctatatctgcagggggctatatacagggttgggctatacgtggagcactatatacaggggtcggctatatctacaggggggctatatacaggggtgggctatctgtagagcactatagggggagctatatgtgggacactatacagggtgggctatatgggggcactatctacagggggctctatggcaggcactatctacagggggctctatggcaggcactatctacagggggcacggtgtgtgtgtgtgtgtgtgtgtgtgtgtgtgggacatggtgtatggtgctattataattagaggtgctgtaaaggatctgccaggcacagcttcggggttaactcccttaattaatcagtcagcacctgaatctagatccctgagactgactccagcttccaccactcaagctggcaggcttaggagtgggagagcctatcgcagcctggccagactcagctagctcccgctctctgtctatttatacctgcatttcctgttcctccttgcttgttattctttttcgtgtggtttcctggcccagctacagctccttctattttgttcctgctccatacagaccctggcttactgactactcttctgctcttcgtttggtacctcgcacactcctggcttgactcggctcgttcaccactcacggtgttgctgtgggcaactgcccctttcccttgcttgtattcccttgtatgtttgtcgtgtttgtcgtgcacttactgagtgcagggaccgccgcccagttgtaccctgtcgcctagggcgggtcgttgcaagtaggcagggacagagtggcgggtagattagggctcacttctccgtttccctaccccctggtcactacataataacaagcccatacctagtctaccctggtccctgacaccactatggacccccgtgagaccctggctcagcaaatgcagggtctctccctaaaggtccaggccctggctcagagggtcaaccagcctgatgctaccttggtagttcccctcaccgcacctcttgaaccccacctcaagttgcccgaccggttctcaggggaccggagggcttttctctcctttcgggagagttgtaggctttactttcctttaaagcctcattcctcaggttctgagagccagcgggtgggtataattatgtcccggctccaggaagggccccaagagtgggccttctccttggctcctgacgcccctgaactttcctccgttgattgtttcttttctgctctcggacttatttatgacgagactgacaggactgcctttgccgagagtcagctggtgaccttacgtcagggtaagagacctgttgaggagtattgctctgactttaggaagtggtgcgtagcttctcggtggaatgaccctgccttaaggtgccagtttaggttgggtctgtcgaatgccctgaaagacctgctagttagctatccctcttctgactccctagaccaggctatggctttatcggtacgacttgaccgacgtctcagggaacgacaacatgaacgtttatgtgttttctcctccgactcccccatgatgcctcccgaagttccgttgcttcgttcctccaggaaagactcagagatacctatgcaactcggggcctcagtgtccccccaacaacgtagagaattccgcaggaagaatggtctctgcttctactgtggggatgacaagcatcaagtgaacaactgtcctaagcgtaagaatgcagccggagaacttccgtgcctaagtgatcatcggggaggtcacttgggcgcacaggtatttccagtaaataggaaataggtctcttttggtggtaggtctgctaccggcagtgccttcgtggattcagggtcctctactaatattatgtctgtggaatttgctatgtctcttgctatgcctctgattgatttgcctaaacttgtcccggtagtgggtatcgactccactcctcttgctaatggttattttacacagcatacccctttttttgaactccttgttggccccatgcatttggagcaatgttctgtactgttgatgcagggattatcgtacgatttggttctaggccttccctggttgcagttgcataatcccacgtttgactggaatactggggagctaaccaaatggggtaatgaatgttgtacgtcatgtttttctgttaattctatttctccccctgaggaggcgaatacgctacccgagtttgttcaggtcttcgctgatgttttctctagggaggcctccgaagtgttacctcctcatagagaatacgattgcgctatcgaattggtaccaggagctaagcttcctaagggtagaatatttaatctttcttgtcccgaacgtgaagccatgagagagtatatccaggaatccctggccaagggttacattcgtccctcttcttctccggtaggtgctggcttcttcttcgtggggaagaaggatggtggtcttaggccatgcattgactaccgtagcctgaataaggtcacggtaaggaaccagtatccccttcctttgattcctgatctctttaatcaggttcagggggcccaatggttctctaaattggatctacggggggcgtataaccttattcgcatcaaagagggggatgagtggaagactgcgtttaacacgcccgaaggccatttcgaatacctcgtcatgccctttgggttgtgtaatgcccctgcggtcttccagaatttcataaatgagattttgagaaattacctggggatatttcttgtagtgtaccttgatgacatactggtgttttccaaggactggtcctcccacattgagcatgtcaggaaggtgctccaggtccttcgggaaaacaaactgtttgccaaaactgaaaaatgtgtgtttggggtacaggagataccatttttgggtcaaatcctcactcctcatgaattccgcatggactccgccaaggttcaggctgtggcggaatgggtccaacctgcctccctgaaggcgttacagtgttttttggggttcgctaattattacaggagatttattgctaacttctcggtcatcgctaagcctcttacggacctcactcgcaaaggtgctgatctcctccactggcctcctgaggctgtccaggcttttgaggtccttaagaagtgctttatctcggccccggtgctggttcagcccaaccaaatggagccatttatcgtggaagttgacgcatctgaggtgggagtgggggctgtcttgtcccagggtaccaggtccctcacccatctccgcccctgtgcctacttcctggagggggctagacaccaggtaacggtccttaccgaccacaagaatctggttttcctagaatctgcccggaggctaaacccgagacaagctcgatgggcattattttttaccagattcaattttttggttacctatagggctgggtctaaaaatattaaggctgatgcactgtcgcgtagcttcatggccagccctccttcggaggaagatcctgcttgtattttgcctccaggtataatcatttcctcgatcgattctgatttagtctctgaaattgctgctgctcaaggttcagctcccgggaaccttcctgagaacaagctgtttgttcccctgcaattccgactaagggtacttagggaaaatcatgactccgcactatctggtcatccaggcatcctgggtaccaaacacctcattaccagaaattattggtggcctgggttgcctaaagacgttaaggcctacgtcgccgcttgtgaggtttgtgctaggtccaagactcccaggtcccgaccagcgggcttactgcgttcgttgcccattccccagagaccttggacacatatctccatggattttatcaccgatttgcctccatcccaaggcaagtcggtggtgtgggtggtggtagaccgcttcagtaagatgtgccactttgtgcccctcaagaaactacccaacgccaagacgttgcctaccttgtttgtcaaacacatcctgcgtctccatggggtccctgtcaatattgtttcggacagagtggtacaatttgtttcattgttttggagagccttctgtatgaagttggggattgatcggtccttctcctctgccttccatcctgaaaccaatggtcaaacggagaggactaatcaatctctagaacaatacttaaggtgttttgtctctgactgtcaatatgattgggtctcattcattcccctcgccgaattttcccttaataaccgggtcagtaactcgtcaggggtctctccctttttctgtaattttgggtttaatccacggttctcctccgtttcacctggtagttccaacaatcccgaggtagaggtcgttcatcgggaactgtgcactgtctgggcccaggttcagaagaacctagaggcgtcccagagcgtacaaaaaactcaggctgatagaaaacgttctgctaaccccctgtttatggtcggggatctggtgtggttgtcgtctaggaacttgcgtctcaaggttccgtccaagaagtttgctccccggtttattgggccgtataaggtcattgaggtcctcaatcctgtctccttccggctggagttacccccgtcttttcgtatacacgacgtgtttcatgcctccctccttaaacgctgctccccgtccttggctccctcgaggagacctcctgttcccgtcctcacccctgagggggtggaattcgaggtggccaggattgtggacagcaagatggtccaaggctccctccagtacctggtccattggagaggttacgggcccgaggagaggacttgggtagccgcccgggatgttcacgctggggtattggtcaggaggttccacctgcgtttccccagtaagccaggtccacttagaaagggtccggtggcccctcataaaagggggggtactgtaaaggatctgccaggcacagcttcggggttaactcccttaattaatcagtcagcacctgaatctacatccctgagactcactccagcttccaccactcaggctggcaggcttaggagtgggagagcctatcgcagcctggccagactcagctagctcccgccctctgtctatttatacctgcatttcctgttcctccttgcttgttattctttttcgtgtggtttcctggcccagctacagctccttctattttgttcctgctccatacagaccctggcttactgactactcttctgctcttcgtttggtacctcgcacactcctggcttgactcggctcgttcaccactctggttgctcacggtgttgctgtgggcaactgcccctttcccttgcttgtattcccttgtatgtttgtcgtgtttgtcgtgcacttactgagtgcagggaccgccgcccagttgtaccccgtcgcctagggcgggtcgttgcaagtaggcagggacagagtggcgggtagattagggctcacttgtccgtttccctaccccccgggcattacaggtgcagtgtatggcgctattatatttagggacgtagtgtgtggtataatgagaactttatctttgtttataggtgtagaaatgttgtaaaagtgagAAGACGaagacaaactgcagaaatgggctgtgaccgggagaagtcatcatagaggtctggaccggatggagaaaaagaactagaatctgacgtcaccggtgagtcacttaatgtaaatgaccattctgcctctaatcagcactgtagtcactgtatgatctgcagcgagataatgggtggtatgattatgatatgatttatttttgtgaaacagcaacacccagcctcctcaccattgttcgggccatgctgggagctggaaacaatttagtgtgaacctatacgtcaggggttgcactaaattgagctgtgtttgtgctggtgctgtatttatgtactaagcttggttctggggctgtatttatgtactgagcttggttctggggctgtatttatgtactgagcttggttctggggctgtatttatgtactgagcttggttctggggctgtatttatgtactgagcttggttctggggctgtatttatgtactgagcttggttctggggctgtatttatgtactgagcttggttctggggctgtatttatgtactgagcttggttcaggggctgtatttatgtactgagcttggttctgggactgtatttatgtactgagcttggttctggggctgtatttatgtactgagcttggttttggggctgtatttatgtactgaccactattctggtgttgtgtatagaactatattgcttgaaaaatgtgcaaatgtttttatgctcgagttacataaaaagaaatgtggaaaagaaatgacacgtcgattggtagagaaaacaaacacggcgagggggaaggagatgtcgggaaagaggttggggggggcgccaaactgaatctttgcccaggtgctggagaacctagctacgcctctgtacgcCGCCATGCCCAATCTACACCGAATATTTTCAAATATAAAAGTATTCCACCTGGAAAACCCCCCAAAACGccactttttattcaaatttgcAGAAATCCTGCCCCATTGATATATAAATTTGCATTGTTCTATAGAGTTATCTCCCTCCTGAATAATAGTAAGTGGtaaaattaatacattatattataatataacgcCTATGATGTGACGATGAAGCAACGCTGCAACTGTAACTGTCATCTACAGCGGCTCATGAAATACCAAAATGGAGAAACGTTATTGGCCGTAATACATCAATAACAATTTATCTGATATTTATAATTTACTTCTACGAGATAACTTTTTTCTGATCTAACAGTTTTTCCAGCTCTGGTCAATGTCAAGgccccattgtgacatcatcagctgggttgtgtcattgtgacatcatcagctgggttgtgacatcatcagctggATGCCTGTCAAAGGTCAGGTAAAATGAAAACTGATCACTTTCTCTGATTTCGGATAGAAGGAGGAGAAGGCTACTGCTTTTGTTAGcgaaatatatttatatactgcttTTCTGAACGACATATATATCACCAATATGTTGAGCCCAGGCTTGGCTGTTCTGCCATGTCTCTGGGCAGCGTGGACCTTCATCGGTATTATTACCACTTACACCATGACTATGGCTGAAGGTCATTATGAGACACCATTGATGAGCATCAGGTAAGAGACTCTTTATAGACAATGTAGAGACACTTAATAAAGACGGAATGTTAATAGTAACAAGAATTCTGGGTCATGAGGTTCTAGATtagaaaaactttattttagACCCTTTTGTATATAACTGTACAGAATTCATGGGAATGGGTTTAATGTAAGGAActtaggataaaaaaaattatttcatgttaaagggatattcccatcataGAAGGTTATAGTATataactaggatatgccatcacattctgattggtgggggtctgacttttGGGACCCCTGTCAATCCAGAGAATGAAGGGAACCAAGGTCCCTTTGGTCTTGCCCCTGTACAGTGACACTCCcggccacccgctgtgcagggaattacaatggggctgtgttagcgttccctgcacagcgggtggtGAGGAGCGCGGCTGTGCAGGGAAAAGCTTATCTAGTAATGTGGCCCTTTATTCTAAGGATTGTTAGGGGTTCTGgcagttgccccccccccccccccatgagtcAGTAAGTGATTACATATCCCAGCAATATGGAATCTCTTACTTTAGTGGAAAAAACTCTTTAAGTAACAACTCAGGTGTAAGgaggtatatactgtatacttactgtatgtgtgtatgtgacaaGGAGGAGGGATGTGCTGCAGTGTATTTGATGTAAGGGGGTGTGTTGTTCTGTGGGCATTACTGGGGCATGATTGGTGAAAGAAGTGtatcccgatcatgtctctgtaGCCGGATAATAGTAGGTGATATCTGCCCAGTGTAAAGAGGGTGGTCGTTCTGTTTGCATTTGGTTGGCAGCCAAATCAGAGAGGAGCTGTGCCATATGGGAGGTAAAGTGAGACCCCGGCTACATAACCACTGCTGCCGTCCAGTACCAGCTTCTCCATGACTTGAGTCGTCACTTTTTATGATTTGACAGCACTGACTGGGATATCGTCCTGGGGAAAGTGATGTAGAAAGTGATTCCAGCTCATAAAGGGTCAATTCTGATAATAACCTGATATTACGGAATCATGATGGAATAACCAGAGCTTCGCTATAATGTATCCAGCACTTATTCCAGCAGTGGCCAAATTAAGATTCATTTCTTGGTCACTTAGTAACATGGAGGAATTGCTAGAACTCCGGCAGTGAAGTCACTTGTGTTACTGAGAGCTCTAGTCACCTGCACGGAGCTCTACTAATGTTACATATGGATTTTATCTCTTCTCAGCGACACTGGAGCGAAGATCCCAGAGTCCATAGTGCTGATGATAGTGACCACCGTCTCTAACCTACTAAGTAAGTGCCTTATATTTATATCTGGGATAGAGCTCAATATAAGACCTATATCCGTCTCTGGGAAAGATGAGTAACAACCAACATGGCCGCTATGACAGCTCCAACAGAGGTTgttacccaactttcccagactcctgaatggtgaATCTGCCTAGTTATTGGGTGATACGACCCCTGTACATGTTATTACCTTCACATTTATATAACATATCATTATTGTGTGTAGTACATGTAACATCTATGGGCTGATGTCTTGTTCTGTATTTCAGAAGTCGCCATCATGTACGTAATGTACAGACTAATAGAGATCAGAGCGGCTGAGAGACAAATCTGTGGCGTCATCTTCCGGAAACTGCTGCTGGCGCTCGGATGGACGGCCTGTGTGGGGAACTTGATAGCCATATAtttacaggttggtgtatatagtgttaacCAGGATCCTACACTGTGGAGTAAGGGCCCCTCAGGGTGCCGGACCCTCAGCTGCTCATCTATGACCCCTGACCAAGGAGCACTGCAGGGACTGTGTATAACCTGACAATGGAAGGTGTCCAGGATAATCTAATAATATGGGGGACATGTGCGCTGTATGATGACATGTAATCCATGATGGGACGTGTAATATATTCTGTGTGTTTCCTTCTAGGAATCCTGTGTGAGAAATTATATTGGCTTTGCAGCAATGTTATGTACCGGACTCTACAGTATCTGCCTGGCAGGACCTCTGTACACGGCATCCAGGAACGTCCGCTGTGTACGCTGTACGAAAGCTGCCCTGTCTGTACTGATGTTTCTGGCCTTCCTGAGCAGTATCCTTTCCAAGTCACCACGTTATCATTTATAGCGAGCAGCATCTTTATTGTAATGATAGATCTCCTTATTCCTGTGCCCCGTCATCATCACTACAGATAACAGCAATGTGGGTGATGAGTAGAGATGACGTCACCAGCGCTGCCAACCCTGGGCTTCTCCTGGGGACATGACCACCAGCACCCACAGCTGAAGCAAATAAAGGGACATATTGAATATTCTTTTTCTGGGCACATTACAAGTGGGCATTGGGGAAGTTCTGTCTCCATAAAGTGACCCATAATATTAACCCCTACCTCTCCTGCTAACTTCTAATGGAGCCGCCATTATGTGGAAGAAATAGTTATTATATTTCAGCTTATGCATCACAGAAGGGACTATAAACAGCACTGAGGTATAATGAGGGGCTTTGTGGCTCATGCCTCAGTGGCTGTTTAGTGGCAGGACCCCTCCTCTATGTCATTACATCATCGTCTGCCGCGCTCCTTACAGCTTAGATTATCCACTTACATGTGACACATATAAAGTCCATCTTACAGGTGTgcggttattttcctatatacatCCTCCTTGCAGAGTTGGCATGTAAAATGGCTATGTATGCCCTCTGTACCAGCGATCACTGTATACAGGTATGTGTGTTTTACCATTCAGGATCTAGTTCTTCATAGTTCTATACAGCCATTTCTTATATATATCTTATTCTGGGAAAGCCGGGTGTCAACAATACGACTGCCATGAAAACGCCCTTAACAGGGGGGTGACGCCAGTTTTCTTGAAGTTTTGGGTGATCTGCTGAGTTCTGCAGTAATATGGAAGCGGAGGACGTATCACTGCTATTCATGAGGATGTAGAACCTGGATGACAACTATTAGCGCTGTGATGGCGGACATATAGGTTGTTACTCTGCTTTTCCAGACACAGATACAACTAAGAAGCGGCTGTATAGAATGTAATATATACAATCCCGGGCCCCCGGTCCCAGTAATAATTTATCACTACGTGGAAGGGTAAGAAGAACAGAAAAGACAATGTCAAATGTattttctttccctttttttcagtcTGCAAAAACATCCCTAACAATCCTGGAATGGCTGGTGTTATTCAGCTCCTGTATAAGTCAAATCCTGCTGTATCGGGATTTCCAGGTCAGTATATGTGATCAGATCTATTCTACATATTCACACTTCTCCCTCCTTATTTCTTACACATTTGGCGGAGGAGGGGACTGTGGCGCTCTCAGCTGTCGGACCCTCTCTCTTCTGTTGTCCGCTCAGTCCTCCCCTCTCCAGAGACTGTTATATGTCGTGGAATCTCAGGGAATAGGAATGGATATAACGTGTCCTGTTCTTCTTTCTCTTCTCAGGTTCTAACAATAAAATTCAGGAAGAGCCTAAAGGAGGACTGGATAATCCTGAGGGACGGCCTGGAGGAAACATCACCCAGCAATGAAGAAAAGGAGCCAGACCCTGAGAAAATGGGGCCCTAGGCTGTATTACAGTGTTAGGACCCTTCGTCTGAACTCCAGCGCAGCTTTACAGAGACGTAACCTGAGGTTCCTGGACCCCAATGTAAAACCAGTAACATGGCCCCAAACTATCATGTGGCATTTATAGcactggtctcctcatatggggcagagAACATTTGGGCCCCTCAAGCTCCAGGGCCCTGGTGCGACCACAACCTCTGCATCCATTATAGTTACGCTGCTGAAGatttattatatttgtatataatattttatacattaaactttattttcataaaaattttatatataaagatttacttttttacttgttttgTCCTTTTTACCAAACAACAATATATTCTGCTGCGCTGCACATAGAAAGACGACCATGTAGTGTAAGAATATCGCCCGACAGTCCCGTATTACACAGGGTTGTACCATGAAATGGAACGCAAAGGGGTGGAGCTTATACATTCATTATGCATCCAAAATGGGCGTATTTGGTATGTTTTATGGGCACTGCTGGGTGAACCGGAGGTAGGGTCTAAATGTTCCACAAATGGAGATTAAAATGTTGGGAGGTAAAGTGGGATGACAAGGGGTGGAGCAGGGATATGGGTATTGAGATTTGACTACTTAAAAAGGGTTTGAAAAAATGAGGAGAAAGAAaggattaaagggtttgtctcatgaagataacccctttttatatgtcttattagggcatatagacgtCATAGAGGGGGTGACCCCTCTCAGCACCCATCTCTAAGAGCCAGGCTAGAGAGCCGCTAACACACAGCAACTCTGGCAGACTGGAGACATCCATGTGGAGGTGGGTGCTGCTGTGGTGGGCAATAGATACGACACTGCGGTTGGTTTAACGGTTGTTTACTGTAGAAATTCAGAAACGGATCTCCTCTTCATGGTTAAAACATTTAACTTCGGGTAACAATTGTCCTCTGAAATGAACGCCGGAACACAGCCAGGAGGTAGCCACGGGAAAAAGGTTGGGGCGTTGAAGGACGTGGCTCAATGGCTGTTCAGCCTCCTCCGTATGGGAAAGTCTCTGGTGCACTGTCGCGACTACGGGAGTCATGCTTCCTCGTCCTCGCTTAGGGAGAAACAAGTCCAGTACCTGTGCTCCTCTGCGTCTTCTCC contains:
- the LOC142741594 gene encoding uncharacterized protein LOC142741594, whose product is MIVTTVSNLLKVAIMYVMYRLIEIRAAERQICGVIFRKLLLALGWTACVGNLIAIYLQESCVRNYIGFAAMLCTGLYSICLAGPLYTASRNVRCVRCTKAALSVLMFLAFLSKLACKMAMYALCTSDHCIQSAKTSLTILEWLVLFSSCISQILLYRDFQVLTIKFRKSLKEDWIILRDGLEETSPSNEEKEPDPEKMGP